The stretch of DNA TGTGTTCGATCGTCGCGACGATCAATTTCGAATTTCAGTAAACACACAGTTTCTAGCGTACCGTAGAGGCTTGCGCAAACTCTTTGAACGGAAGGATCCAGTTCCGTCGCGCGAATTTCGTAACCGTAACCGTAACCATCACCGTCTCACCCGGTGTGTCGGGGTGTACGATTCTAGACCGCAAGAGTGCTTGTACCCGCTCCGCGCACCGAGTCGAAAGAACAACGTTCGCATTCCTCGATCCCTggatcgtttttttttcttggcACCGTTGCGCGATTCGTCCCGTTGCGATGATTAAGTTACCACTCTGCGAACGGTTTCTGGGTCACCGACGTTGGATTTCGTACGCGACACACTTCGAAGTCCGAAATTTCGTCTGCCGGAACACGATCCTCGTCCTGGTGTGGCTCGTCGGCTGTGGTTATCGGTGAACACCGTTCAACTTTTGTGTCATGGTTGTTCACGCGAATCCGCGCGGAACCCCGAAGCCGGCGACTCTGTTTCGTTTCGTTCTCGTGGGTAAGAAACGAGAGAGTGTCGAGCTTCGTCGTGGCAGaatgtcgttaaaaaaaaactggtCTTCCGATCGGTTTTGCCAAGAATGTACAAGGTGAGGTTACAAAACAGAGCGAAAAAAAAAcggaggaaaaagaaaacgagaaTTACGATTCACTCACGGCGATCGTTGTTACCGCGCGAAACTTATGTAAGCCCTTCTAGCGATCGCGTGCTCTGGCGGCACACTCTTAAATTAGACGGAGTCATCGCGCGGTGCTCGGACAAACACGTTCAGAAGTTCGGCCCGCGAGTGAACGGAACGATCGTCGCAGCTTGGAACGCGTGTTTGCCGAAACGCGCCATTAGTGCCGGTATATACGCGCTGGCGCCCGTGCTTCCAGCCGTTTAATCCGCTCCTACCCAACATATCTCCCACTATGCGATATATCCCCCACAAAGGATCCGAGATGCTCTCCCACCGCGTCGATCGTCGGACCTGCGCCGTCGAAATCCTACGAGCTATATGCCGCGGCGTTCGTGTTCGCGGCTGCGAGTCGCTTCTACGgtttccatttctttttttttcattctttcgAATCGCAAGCATCGATCGCACTCAAAATTCTGATGATTCATGCCCAATCTCTGGTTCTTGTATATCATTTGATCAAATCTAAACAGACGAATACTGTGGACTCGAATATTTCAGGACCGTTTCAAGATTAAATCGTTTGCGATaagaaacaaatttgataaGTTAGAGTTTAATGAACCTAAATATCGTTGGCTAGGAAGTGCCCACAGAGAGGGTACACAAAATCCTCTAAGCCGCCGCGCGCAGTTCGGGGATTCGAATACCATTTTATCCTAGACAAGAACCACGCTTGCCCATGTTATCATAGGTGCAGTGCCCTGCCTGACTGGTACAATCCGTATCTACTGAGTAAGATTTGCATTTCCTACGCTCGGATGATCTCATCGATTCGCACTTCTGACGTGGAATTCCTCGGGTACGCGTCGAGGAAAACTCGAAGTAGATTATTCTACTTTTGTTACGTAATCAGACCGCGCTTCCTGCGAAATGGGAAATATCGAATATCCGGAAACAACGGTATTACGTTATTGCGTTAGATCATTCGTAGAAAAGGCTGTTTTCTTGAAACGTGAGAACGGTGTTCCCAGCGTTGCGATGACTGGACCTAATTTGTTTTTCCTAACGTTCATAGTCGGTCAAGTCGGTATTCGTAATTACCGATCAATTCGACTTGGTCGCCGGTACTTCGGAACTAATTGTTGTCGTGCTACACCGGAAGTAGGTCTTCCGTGATCGAAATACGGTAGAATTATCCACGTGGAGCCGGTCACAGTTGTTGCACGATCTACAGTGACCTAACGACTGAGCTGACAAACGTGAGCTCGTAACGGCAAGATGCGTTAAATTCAACCCGTTATTCGCCCCGTTACTTTTCCTCATTTCGAACGTCTTCGTCCTCGATTCAGCTCTCTCACGTGCAAGCTTCGGCCACCACACTGTGCCAGTGTGCACGTAAACAGACGTTTCCACATATAGGGTGTTTCAGTTCGATCTGGCGctatcaaattttttaaatttctcattCGGTGTCTTATATTTTTCTCGGATCGGTACATTAGAATTTTTCTAACTGAACTAAAACTGCGGATTTACATCTACATTCTGGGGACACGCTCTTTCTTGCGAATCAAGAGATAAAATCACATCGATTGTGTCTGGGTTAAGGAGTACGCAACTACTGCACATGTACGCAGTCTTCACGCACTTTGTCATCAAAGTCTACAGAAAGCttacgataaaaaatataaGCCGTATCGGGCTAATACGTCTTAAGAGTTTGCTCCGTGACTCAAGTTTTCGTTCCATCTGGGACTTTCGATACCGAACTGCTGCGCACTAAGCGtcgacttttttttttcgtcgcttTGCTGATAATTAAACAATGACTGCGGCCGATACGAAATGCCTCGAAttgtctcgttcgttttttctTTATCTGCGGGTGGCTCTCGACGATTCGCCACTAAACTCGGTGAAATGATCGGGAATTTGTCAAGTaatgttattattttttttttatttctttcaacTCTCATTTTTAATGTGTCGCTGTAACCGTTCGTCGAAAGACGTGGTAGAGTGATTCGAACAAAAGTCACACGCGTTCCTCTGGAAACATCTTTATGGTTACTGAACCCTGATGCGGAGTTAAAGGTCGTTTGCCCTACGCGATAACCTGTCGAGGTCAAGTTTCACGGGCGCTTTTCCCTGCTCTGGATTCGGGGAATGGATTTCGTAAGAATAACCGCGTTACGGAAGCACACGTGTAACTCCTAGAATCGGTCACCTGACCAATCGTGTATGCATTGTTTATTTCAGACTTTCTCGATtgaaaataaacgaaaataatGCGCaacgaaaatttttttatcgcaCAGCGCTATATATCAGAGCAGTTTCCTCGGTGTATCCTCTTTTTCTAAGAAACTGCAACTTGTAACAGAAAAGTTTCATCGCACGTTCGGTTCTTACACCTATTCATGGAAATTCGTCATTACCTGTGGGAACAGAGGGGAGGGGGATGCTGAATTCAAATATTCCGAAGCTAAACTCGTCGGGTTTCTCGGATCGGTATTGTATCTTATCTCCCAGAAGTGTGATCTATATCTGAATCATTAATAATGATTCAGTTACAAGCATCGGATACCTTGTGACAATATTACCACGGAACGCAAATAATACACTTTAGCATTTAGTATAAGCCAATTTTATTCTGCAGGTACCATAATTACTGTGACAAATTTCGAGTCTACAAGCAACATTTAAGTACTTTTGCCGTGTAATAATTGATGGATGTGAGAAATATTCTCGATCAAGTAATTTTGATTCGAATGTGCGGCCGGATCCAGGCGGCGCGTGTCGATCTCAAGTACCTGAACTTTGAAATTGGCACGGCGCCATGAAAGAAGTGCGCAATTCCGCGGTTGAGATCCGCTACGCCGCGTCTACGTTACCGGGAAGAATAATTTTGGGCGGTTGCGACGCAGGGATGGTTGGTGCAAATTCAACGGTCGAAGAAACGATCGACAAAGAGCTGGAGAACGAACGTCTTGTTTGCGCGTTCgatccgacgcgacgcgacgcgacgtcagACTCGCTGAacctatatatatgtatgtacgcaTGTATGTATACCGGCTGGACTTCAATCCGGCGAATGTAAACACACGTACAATAGTAACGCGTGTCATGAACTTGCTCGTTCCACCGGACGAAATTGGTGCAGGTTCCGCCCGGTTCCGCTGGTCCCTTTAACACTTCCGTTCCGAGTTTCCCGCGATCTATCGAGAAACAGTTCGATCCGAAACTGTCAGGGTATCGTCATCGCGGGGACACACGCTCGATGTTTCATCGTCGTCATCCGATATTACGTCAGTTTCCAACTGACAGAACAGACTCGTTTTAATAACGAAGCTAACAGGCACGCCGAAATATTGAAATGTCAAAGTTTTCTCTCGGCGCGACGAATCAAGTCCGACGCTTTGTTTATAAACATAGCGTCTCGCGTTCGATTCTGTTGCAGGCCTCGATCGCCCAAAATTCATTCCTAATGGAAAGTACACGCGTACCCTCTGTCCTCTTATCGGCTACCGGAAAACACTTGTCAGGTCACGTGCGTGTCATACAAAAACAATCGCACTCACCGCCAAACGGACGATCCACGTCGATCTCCAGACGATCAAAGTCGATCCTCGGTCGATACTCATCCGCCAGCAGAAGTATGGTCATTCCACGAAAAAAAACTGTTTACGTTTCGATTCTATCTGATTCGATTCTTTACCCTCGATTCGATCCAAGAAAATCCACGTTTATTCCccggtggtggtggtgtcgGCAGTGCCGATGCATCGGTGTCACGCCTCTTTGTTTATAATATAATGCAGGCGTGACGAGGTTCTTCTCCGCCAGGAGTCGCATAATCCCCTCCACCGATTAGCCGGTTCCCCCACTAGTCAGCTGACTGTACACCACCGCTATAGTACTTACCGCTGACGTTAGCATAATAGTACAGGGCGAAATAAACGCGAGAGGGGATCGTTTTGGCGGGATAATGTGGACGGAtgatgaaaaataataacagtaaaataatttcgatttttttgtaCGTATCAATCGATTTATTGTAGTGTTATCGTTCTATTTGGCCAGTTATGTAGTGTCTCATTCCATTGTAggctttttaatttttaattaactaTTGCTAAGAAATCATCTTATTTTGACGAGGTGTAGGAGTAGACCAGTCACCATTTGGGGTTTCGTgactcacgatctgaaataccgacatcgttaacaagaACTAGAtctcttacgccctctactctgacgaacgataaatgttgcaactagatccattAGAACTTTAGACCATAAACTTATGATAAATGCTATGATCTAGCTTACCAGCAGTgaggaaatgagagtgtttACGCCCGAGATtgtagtgtccccggtatagtgctgccccctagtctaatttttagcctggaccagaatctgcatcatctttttagcctggaccagaacctgcatcacctTACCTggatcattagcagcggattcctaataatgccagagtggatgctacttctatgttaaaagaggctcttctatgtaggctctgatccagcctaaaagatgatgcaggttttaatacaggctaaaaagatgatgcaggttagTGTTCAGGATTCTTCCGTTGGGTGGCGCCACACATAATGtccggcaaaatctgcaaaTAGCGCCATtcctcgtagtggcgaaacgcccaaacttctagccgattagtgttcagAATTCTGCCactgggtggcgccacgtacatcttccggaaaaatctgcaaacagcgccattatGAAGGGCGGAGACTTACCTTATCGACAGTGTTTCGTTCTTCTATATACACGAAATTATCAACTCACTCTCTCATGACTTCACTGTCGTTGACGTCACGTCTTTTCATTTcacgaaatataaaaatacttgTATTAGGTAATCAATTACGTCCAAATGTTTTGCgttgtttttataaaaatgttttgctgCAACGCAAACATTATTTAGAGCTCGGTTTTACTTCCAATAAACATTAAGACTTGCGGGAAAATTAACGCGCGTTATTTGAATTTGTactaattcattttttaaatatgttattggaagaaaagaaaaccgatgatgtacatgtatatgtataaacCAATGGCGAATGAAGTCatttttctgggaaaatattttatcaacTGCAATAACGATTATAGGAGGAGAAACAAATTTGAATCTGAAGCGCCATCttgcatattatttttttttaagaagaaCAATGATCCGAATTGAAATTGACATAAATTCGTACATACATTTAAATTCTAAGTGATAAAGTTTGACTCAAAATTCTTTTTTACTGaataatacatatatgtacatacatatatatttttaatattgtcaGTTACGCAATGGCTTAACGAGCGATAATCTTAGAAGAAGCACTATAGGTTAGTAACTATTAATTCAATGATGATAATCCTTATACATCTATGTATTTTTATCGCATTTTTCAGATAACCATACGATATttcataataatataataaaaatgacgtACTCAGCATTTTCAGTTGCGACATCGCAACTCAGTATTTTTAATTGCGAATCATAAACAAGTTACAATAAACACATTATtctagaaattaattatttatataagcGTGTCTATAAACGGAATATTTTACGTAAAATCGTGCAATACTATTCGAAATCCTCGTAATATCGAGTAGTTAATATCGGTATAAAGTTTCTACTTCAAAATAACATATTTCTAAAACATTGAACGATATTTTCGATAACGCCGATATATTACTACTCGCATAAatgattaatttttttgttacatAAAGAAGCTGTTCACTTAATAATCGCAGAAAGTCACATGTCTGCCAACTTCGTCATTAATACGCTGTACAATCATGTGAACAATAATACATCCAATTTTACCAAGTAGCCTAAAAGACATTCACGGATAAGGTACTTGATAAAGTTATTGCAACATTATTGAATTGTATAGGCGATTTCATAATTATCTAGTCAAATTTCCACCAATTTCCAAATAGTCTGAAGTGTGCTTTAATTGCGGGAACGTTGATTGTTCGTTCTATTTCTGGAAAATTCTAGTGATTCCGTCTGCGTCTGCGTCTGCGTAGAAGCTATGATTGCGTAACCTAACCGAGAAGTTAAAGATTTAGCTGCAGTCTTTGGAGAAACTCGTAAGAGAACGAACGCGTTAAGTGACACACGAAGCAAAGTtgtaaaattatacaaaatgccACGACGAGGACGTGCATCTGCTCCTCCAGCGAGGACGTAAGTATCTTTTCTTCGCTTTTAATCACCGAGCTATGTTCTTTTTAATAAATCGCACGCGTAACGTCATTTCGTGTTACGCGATGACGGTCAACGTGACGTGGTTGATCGATTGTTTTTGTTAAAGATTTTCCGATAACGCttcataatatttaataaataatccaTTTTTGTATCATTTGCAGAGTTAGGCCCGCTCGTGCAGCGGCGCCAGCTCCAGCCGCCCATCCTCCAGCACATGCTCCACCATCAACACCAATGGTTGCTCAACCTCAGCAGCCATCCCTCATGGGACAAATGGCCGCTACTGCTGGAGGTGTAGCCATTGGATCCGCCGTTGGTCACACGATTGGACATGCCATGACTGGGCTCTTCAGCGGTGGCTCCAGCGAGACTGCTGCTGCACCTGCTGCAGCGCCTGTGGCAGGACAGAATGCACCAGCCGCTGCACCTGCAGCCGGTGCCTGTGCATGGGAAGTCAAGCAGTTCCTGGAGTGCGCTCAAAACCAGTCTGACCTTTCTTTATGCGAAGGTTTCAACGAAGCTCTTCGCCAGTGCAAAGCCTCTCACAGTAAGGAACTTTTTTgagaattattcccgaaaatttcataTCAATATATGTAATGCGTACTTCTCTGTTTCAGGTATAATTTAAATAAGTATTCCTAGATAAATCTCAGGTAGCAGGTGATCGATAGgtgaaattttagaaaatgaaacttGAAATTATTATATTCACCTTTATGTAAGAGTATTATGCAATTATAATCATTGGGATGAAAATCTAATCCGTTACATGTAATCAGAAGCAATTTGTTTTTGAATGCTATATGAATAAATTGATTCTTATGTTGATCTACATAATGTGTGATTCATTTACGTCAACCTTTTCCCTGTGcatctatatgtatatatatacaatttcgGATGTAAGAGCCTGTTTCAAACTTGACATTATAATTGCGCAATTATCACGTGGATGGTCTGAAATATCTAATCGAAAAACAAAGAGTATTGCAGATGTCATAGAACATGACAAATGacttgtattaaaaatatattttccccTGGGTTCAAATATCACCTTTGCCTTTTATTTCGTAAATACGTGAAAAGATCGAAGGGGAGACGACACGACTTAAATTCTGTTGACACATTGATTTCATTTTTGCGCGTTTAAATTAAATAGTATCCCTAGCGTTGCGTGATGCAACCAATTGCAAGACAGCGTCGAGTCATAGGCCAATCAGGACGAAAATAAAACAGCTTCCATTGCTCCCGAAAGTTTTGCTCCGCCGTCCGAGTCAGGTGACATTACGAAGGGAAATACCGTTAGGTACACTAATGTgctaacaatttttctttcatttgaaTTTAATGTATCGCTCTGGAGATCACTGCAAGTATTCTTGAGATAATGAAATCCTCGAAATATGCATCATATGTTTACAGAGCCTTTCGCTATATGCGAATGAGATCAAGTCGGATCAAATACAAGCAGCATGAAAGTATCGACTAACAGAACACGCTAAAAAGAACAGAAAGGTAAATAAGGATGTTGACTTCTGCAAGACAcataaaaaaaatgaatgatttaaGAACATAGTTTATTAACTTAACGCGTTTCTCAAAGACGGCTTTATACTCGGTTAAAGGAGGCAGTTAAATGTGCAAGAAAATGGATATGGTAGACTATCTTTTCTCTGTGTTCAATACACGCATCACCACGAAGCCCGCGACAGTGGCGACAGCAATTCCAAGGCCAGCTTTCCACCAGACTATGGAATCCCCTTGCATGAGTCCGAATTGATTTATATGTCTGaaatttcaacaattatttCTCGCATCAATCATGTAAAATTtcaccgaaatgtttagtacgATTAAAAAAAATCCATGTATGTATACGTGTACGCATTTCAGCACCATGTAATGAAACACTAATACAAAATGCTATCCTACGGACTAGATCCTAGATTGATATTTGATCTCATCACATCTTCATTACACACAAAATACGAAAACATTAAATCATATTGAAAAGTATGTATGGGAACCATACGTAACAAGGCAAGACTCCAAGGTTCAATTACGATTTCATGCTCATGCAAGAAAAAATAATATAGTCGCGAGGGTCGATTTATATTGTAAGTCGTGAGCACGCCGTGAAACAAACAAAAGTTTACAATACGAACAAAAACCTTGTAAAAGAACTCCACCATTGAGTGGATGAGGATTTGTCAAGCAACATGTGGACCATACGCCTCAAAGGACTGAAAAGATTCAAGACTCTGTTAAAGATAGTCTTCAAATCATGCGGCAACGTCTAATCTCTGAGCAAATCGCCTAACACATTTCCCTGCGACATTTCTTCTGTAAGACTTGCAATGATATATGAATGGTAGCaaaaaaaaggaggaaaaaaaCGAAGTATGTGATTCACGATTTGCTCAAGCTTACGAATGTTTACAGTGTGTCAAAAATTCAGACCAACCTGTCTCTGTAAAATAATACCCATGCTCCTTGAAATCGGCTAAACATGAAATTTCTGTTAGTATCTAATATTCATTCAATTTCGTAAGAATAAATATTACTCTCCTTAAATACTACAAAATGCAAACGTAATTCTTTGACTCGTTGAAGAAATTGATCCCTCCCCGGAAATATTCCAAATAAATACTGATTGCTTTACAGGATAATCATTTTGGAGCACGTTCGTACTCGTACAAATTACGTCTACCAATTCACGTTGATGAAACTTACGGGAAAGCTGCCATTGTTGCTAGCTTAACGAAGATTTCACGTCGTACGGTACGGGAAATGCTGTACGGTTGCGGTGGCATCAGTTTGTACTTATTGCAAAAACTTACTGGCTGCAGCAAGTACTCTTGTTTCACTTCGGAAAGATCGCTCTTATTTGCTATGATAAGAACAGGTATTTTGCTATCTGCAAAATATTTCTGGAACAAGGAAATCATTATTCGTACAGAGCCGAATCGCTGAAAGCGCGAATCGTTTGAAAAACGCTTACAATATAAACTCGTGCGatatattcgaacgatttcggATTACTAGCATCGTAAACGAGAGCTGCGACATCGCATTGAATTTGTGCTGGGGTTAAAGCATCCTGAACATTCATTATATTTATATCCCGCAAGATTATTGTCTTCTCTTGACCGTATACGTGTACCGTGTTCACTGTTACGTGCGCATTCGATGGGACCGCCTTGTCGGATAATTTCTGCAATTGCATTCGTAGTTCAATATACTTGTCCTCGATAAATATACAGGTGTATTTGCATGTACCTCGAGTTTCGGATCAATAAACGTTCTGCATAATGTCGTTTTTCCGCTACTCTTTGGGCCAATGACGTGACAACAGTACACATTCCTGCTCGACTGTTTTTTCGCCAGATCCAGCTTCTTCTCGCGGGTGACTAGAAACGCGTTTGTCTGACATTCGTTATTGTACATGTTGTAACCTAGGTATGCCATATATTCTAACGCTTTTCGCACATTGGTAAGAGTTAATAGCGCCCATTGACACACGTAGCCTTGAAACGTAAGCCATCCCTGTTGCGAACGTTAGAACCACGAATTAATTACAAGAACGCCGGAAAACGATTACCGAACGAgtcaaaaaataatgaaacggACCTTTTCATTGGTTGGGACAGTATATTTGTACTCGTCACCCCACGGTGGAGTTAGGCACCTTGAAAATAGCGAATCCAATTCTGATGGCGATAGAGCACCGTCACAATCTCTGTCGTGTTGCAGAAACAATAACTTTAAAAATTCTTGACCTTTATGAGACAACTCAGTTGTACATCCAGCAGGCACCTTTAATCTGTTCAACGTGTAAACAAGTTAGTAgactataaaataaaatgttgttTGTTGATTGCTTCATTAATTCGCTACTAACGGTGGATGTACGTATTCTTTCGACATTTGTAGCTCATTATCGTAGCCGAATTTCCTTAATACAGCCCAAGTAGTCTCGTTTCTTCCTCGTTGTATGAACAAACACTGGAGGTACATAAAACCTGTACACAGAAGAAACGTTTTATCTTATCGATATTTTTAACACTGCAGCAGGAGAATACCTTTCATCGTAACGCATCCGTTGCAGATTCCATcttgaatatttttcgataacACAGCTTTCACATCTTCCAGGACTTGCGGCTGCAATGGAGTGTTGAAGCACCATTGTTGAAATGCATTCAGCTCCATATCGTTTAGTAGACCATCGTTATCCAAGTCACATATCTGACATTTTGTGATAATAAATATAAG from Halictus rubicundus isolate RS-2024b chromosome 8, iyHalRubi1_principal, whole genome shotgun sequence encodes:
- the LOC143356161 gene encoding coiled-coil-helix-coiled-coil-helix domain-containing protein 2-like, producing MPRRGRASAPPARTVRPARAAAPAPAAHPPAHAPPSTPMVAQPQQPSLMGQMAATAGGVAIGSAVGHTIGHAMTGLFSGGSSETAAAPAAAPVAGQNAPAAAPAAGACAWEVKQFLECAQNQSDLSLCEGFNEALRQCKASHSII
- the Miro gene encoding mitochondrial Rho GTPase isoform X1; its protein translation is MVQRPVAPKRNVRILLIGDRGVGKTSLILSLVSEEYAEDVPCKAEEITIPADVTPEQVPTHIVDYSAAEQTEDQLANEIQKAHVICVVYSVVDEDTLDRTATYWLPMIRRCSSNNRCPIVLVGNKIDLVDYSTIEAVYPIMKEFTEIESCIECSAKTLQNVSETFYYAQRAVLHPTTPLYNYDTQELTEECKTALQRIFKICDLDNDGLLNDMELNAFQQWCFNTPLQPQVLEDVKAVLSKNIQDGICNGCVTMKGFMYLQCLFIQRGRNETTWAVLRKFGYDNELQMSKEYVHPPLKVPAGCTTELSHKGQEFLKLLFLQHDRDCDGALSPSELDSLFSRCLTPPWGDEYKYTVPTNEKGWLTFQGYVCQWALLTLTNVRKALEYMAYLGYNMYNNECQTNAFLVTREKKLDLAKKQSSRNVYCCHVIGPKSSGKTTLCRTFIDPKLEKLSDKAVPSNAHVTVNTVHVYGQEKTIILRDINIMNVQDALTPAQIQCDVAALVYDASNPKSFEYIARVYIKYFADSKIPVLIIANKSDLSEVKQEYLLQPVSFCNKYKLMPPQPYSISRTVRREIFVKLATMAAFPRFQGAWVLFYRDSPLRRMVHMLLDKSSSTQWWSSFTRHINQFGLMQGDSIVWWKAGLGIAVATVAGFVVMRVLNTEKR
- the Miro gene encoding mitochondrial Rho GTPase isoform X2; the encoded protein is MVQRPVAPKRNVRILLIGDRGVGKTSLILSLVSEEYAEDVPCKAEEITIPADVTPEQVPTHIVDYSAEQTEDQLANEIQKAHVICVVYSVVDEDTLDRTATYWLPMIRRCSSNNRCPIVLVGNKIDLVDYSTIEAVYPIMKEFTEIESCIECSAKTLQNVSETFYYAQRAVLHPTTPLYNYDTQELTEECKTALQRIFKICDLDNDGLLNDMELNAFQQWCFNTPLQPQVLEDVKAVLSKNIQDGICNGCVTMKGFMYLQCLFIQRGRNETTWAVLRKFGYDNELQMSKEYVHPPLKVPAGCTTELSHKGQEFLKLLFLQHDRDCDGALSPSELDSLFSRCLTPPWGDEYKYTVPTNEKGWLTFQGYVCQWALLTLTNVRKALEYMAYLGYNMYNNECQTNAFLVTREKKLDLAKKQSSRNVYCCHVIGPKSSGKTTLCRTFIDPKLEKLSDKAVPSNAHVTVNTVHVYGQEKTIILRDINIMNVQDALTPAQIQCDVAALVYDASNPKSFEYIARVYIKYFADSKIPVLIIANKSDLSEVKQEYLLQPVSFCNKYKLMPPQPYSISRTVRREIFVKLATMAAFPRFQGAWVLFYRDSPLRRMVHMLLDKSSSTQWWSSFTRHINQFGLMQGDSIVWWKAGLGIAVATVAGFVVMRVLNTEKR
- the Miro gene encoding mitochondrial Rho GTPase isoform X4, whose protein sequence is MVQRPVAPKRNVRILLIGDRGVGKTSLILSLVSEEYAEDVPCKAEEITIPADVTPEQVPTHIVDYSAAEQTEDQLANEIQKAHVICVVYSVVDEDTLDRTATYWLPMIRRCSSNNRCPIVLVGNKIDLVDYSTIEAVYPIMKEFTEIESCIECSAKTLQNVSETFYYAQRAVLHPTTPLYNYDTQELTEECKTALQRIFKICDLDNDGLLNDMELNAFQQWCFNTPLQPQVLEDVKAVLSKNIQDGICNGCVTMKGFMYLQCLFIQRGRNETTWAVLRKFGYDNELQMSKEYVHPPLKVPAGCTTELSHKGQEFLKLLFLQHDRDCDGALSPSELDSLFSRCLTPPWGDEYKYTVPTNEKGWLTFQGYVCQWALLTLTNVRKALEYMAYLGYNMYNNECQTNAFLVTREKKLDLAKKQSSRNVYCCHVIGPKSSGKTTLCRTFIDPKLEKLSDKAVPSNAHVTVNTVHVYGQEKTIILRDINIMNVQDALTPAQIQCDVAALVYDASNPKSFEYIARVYIKYFADSKIPVLIIANKSDLSEVKQEYLLQPVSFCNKYKLMPPQPYSISRTVRREIFVKLATMAAFPHINQFGLMQGDSIVWWKAGLGIAVATVAGFVVMRVLNTEKR
- the Miro gene encoding mitochondrial Rho GTPase isoform X3 gives rise to the protein MVQRPVAPKRNVRILLIGDRGVGKTSLILSLVSEEYAEDVPCKAEEITIPADVTPEQVPTHIVDYSAAEQTEDQLANEIQKAHVICVVYSVVDEDTLDRTATYWLPMIRRCSSNNRCPIVLVGNKIDLVDYSTIEAVYPIMKEFTEIESCIECSAKTLQNVSETFYYAQRAVLHPTTPLYNYDTQELTEECKTALQRIFKICDLDNDGLLNDMELNAFQQWCFNTPLQPQVLEDVKAVLSKNIQDGICNGCVTMKGFMYLQCLFIQRGRNETTWAVLRKFGYDNELQMSKEYVHPPLKVPAGCTTELSHKGQEFLKLLFLQHDRDCDGALSPSELDSLFSRCLTPPWGDEYKYTVPTNEKGWLTFQGYVCQWALLTLTNVRKALEYMAYLGYNMYNNECQTNAFLVTREKKLDLAKKQSSRNVYCCHVIGPKSSGKTTLCRTFIDPKLEKLSDKAVPSNAHVTVNTVHVYGQEKTIILRDINIMNVQDALTPAQIQCDVAALVYDASNPKSFEYIARVYIKYFADSKIPVLIIANKSDLSEVKQEYLLQPVSFCNKYKLMPPQPYSISRTVRREIFVKLATMAAFPRFQGAWVLFYRDRHINQFGLMQGDSIVWWKAGLGIAVATVAGFVVMRVLNTEKR